Proteins from a single region of Callithrix jacchus isolate 240 chromosome 12, calJac240_pri, whole genome shotgun sequence:
- the LOC144578495 gene encoding leucine-rich repeat, immunoglobulin-like domain and transmembrane domain-containing protein 2, translated as MASVFHHFLLVLIFLDTHAAQPFCVPGCTCSEESFGRTLQCISVSLGKIPGNVSEEFKQVRIENSPLFELPQESFVNMNTLEYLWLNFNNVSVIHLGALEHLPELRELRLEGNKLRSVPWTAFRATPLLKVLDLKRNKIDALPELALQFLVNLTYLDLSFNRLTVVSKSVFLNWPAYQKPPQPDYEAKIISSLVVALHDNPWVCDCRLRGLVQFVKSITLPVILVNSYLICRGPLSKAGQLFHETELSTCMKPQISIPSANVTIRVGQNVTLRCLAQASPSPAIAWTYPLNMWREFDVLTSSTGEDTALSELAIPAAHLVDSSNYTCTASNSIGKSALVISLHVQPVQALPAPDSLSIPSEGSAYIDLRVVKQTVHGILLQWLAVADTPEEEWFTLCIASDEAVRKEVVHVGPGINTYAVDDLLPGTKYEACLSLEGQPPHQGQCVVFVTGRDGVGLEARKRLLHVTVVLCVVLLAVPVGTYAWAAQGPCSCSKWVLRCCPHRRKAPSCPHAAAPCRDGSFREHPAVCDDGEGHIDTEGDKEKEGMEDNS; from the exons ATGGCTTCAGTATTTCACCACTTCCTGTTAGTTCTGATCTTTCTGGATACACATGCAGCGCAGCCTTTCTGTGTGCCAGGATGCACTTGCTCAGAGGAGAGTTTTGGCAG GACTCTGCAGTGCATATCTGTCTCCTTGGGAAAGATCCCTGGGAACGTTTCTGAAGAGTTCAAGCAAGTAAGAATTGAAAACTCACCCTTATTTGAGCTGCCCCAAGAGTCTTTCGTCAATATGAACACCTTGGAATATCTTTGGCTCAACTTTAACAATGTCAGTGTGATCCACCTAGGAGCCCTGGAGCACCTGCCAGAACTGAGGGAGTTGAGACTGGAGGGGAACAAGCTCCGCTCAGTACCGTGGACAGCGTTCCGGGCCACCCCTCTCCTGAAGGTCTTGGATCTCAAACGCAACAAGATTGATGCACTTCCTGAGCTGGCTCTTCAGTTCTTGGTCAACCTGACCTACCTTGACCTATCCTTCAATAGGCTTACAGTCGTATCCAAGAGTGTCTTTCTGAACTGGCCAGCCTACCAGAAACCCCCGCAGCCTGACTATGAAGCCAAGATTATCTCCAGCCTGGTGGTGGCGCTGCATGATAACCCCTGGGTATGTGACTGTCGCCTAAGGGGGCTTGTCCAATTTGTCAAGTCCATTACCCTCCCAGTCATCCTGGTGAATTCCTACCTGATATGCCGGGGCCCTCTCTCCAAGGCAGGGCAGCTTTTTCATGAAACTGAGCTTAGTACTTGCATGAAGCCACAGATCTCAATCCCCAGTGCCAATGTCACCATCCGGGTGGGACAGAATGTGACCCTGCGATGCTTGGCACAGGCCAGCCCCTCACCAGCCATTGCGTGGACTTATCCCCTGAATATGTGGAGAGAATTTGATG TGCTGACATCTTCTACTGGAGAGGACACTGCTTTGTCGGAGCTGGCCATACCTGCTGCCCACCTGGTGGACAGCAGTAATTACACCTGcacagcctccaactccatcgGCAAGAGCGCCCTTGTAATCTCTCTCCATGTCCAGCCTGTCCAGGCCCTACCTGCACCTGATTCTCTTTCCATCCCCTCAGAGGGCAGTGCCTACATTGACCTGCGAGTTGTCAAGCAGACAGTGCACGGGATTTTGCTGCAGTGGCTTGCAGTGGCTGACACCCCTGAGGAGGAGTGGTTCACCCTCTGCATTGCATCTGATGAAGCTGTCAGGAAGGAGGTGGTTCACGTTGGCCCTGGAATCAACACTTATGCTGTGGATGACCTCCTTCCTGGCACAAAATAtgaggcctgcctcagcctagagGGCCAGCCTCCACACCAGGGCCAGTGTGTAGTTTTTGTAACAGGCAGAGATGGTGTTGGTCTAGAAGCACGTAAGCGCCTCCTGCATGTCACAGTGGTCCTGTGCGTGGTGCTGCTTGCAGTGCCTGTGGGTACCTATGCCTGGGCAGCCCAGGGCCCCTGCAGCTGCAGCAAGTGGGTCCTGCGCTGCTGTCCTCATCGCAGAAAAGCCCCTAGCTGCCCCCATGCAGCCGCACCATGCAGGGATGGCTCTTTTAGAGAACATCCAGCTGTCTGTGATGATGGTGAAGGGCACATAGACACTGAGGGGgacaaggagaaggaaggaatggaagaCAACAGCTGA